A single region of the Triticum dicoccoides isolate Atlit2015 ecotype Zavitan chromosome 2B, WEW_v2.0, whole genome shotgun sequence genome encodes:
- the LOC119363905 gene encoding glutamate--glyoxylate aminotransferase 2 isoform X1, with product MMGRKALDYEELNENVKKVQYAVRGELYLRASELQKEGKRIIFTNVGNPHALGQKPLTFPRQVVALCQAPFLLDDPNVGLIFPADAIARAKHYLSLAPGGLGAYSDSRGIPGVRQEVAEFIQRRDGYPSDPELIYLTDGASKGVMQMLNAIIRNERDGILVPVPQYPLYSAAISLFGGSLVPYYLEEEANWGLDLVSTRQSVAEARSKGITVRAMVIINPGNPTGQCLSEANIRELLNFCYQENLVLLADEVYQQNVYQDERPFISARKVMFDMGPPVSREVQLISFHTVSKGYWGECGQRGGYFEMTNIPPKTVDEIYKVASIALSPNVPGQIFMGLMVNPPKPGDISYLKYSAESKSILESLRRRAQIMTDGFNSCRNVVCNFTEGAMYSFPQIRLPQRAMDVAKSAGKAPDVYYCLKLLEATGISTVPGSGFGQKEGVFHLRTTILPAEEDMPAIMSSFKKFNDSFMEQYQDHSRL from the exons ATGATGGGGAGGAAGGCCCTGGACTACGAGGAGCTCAACGAGAACGTCAAGAAGGTGCAGTACGCCGTGCGCGGGGAGCTCTACCTCCGCGCCTCCGAGCTCCAGAAGGAGGGCAAGAGGATCATCTTCACCAACGTCGGCAACCCGCACGCCCTCGGCCAGAAGCCACTCACCTTCCCCCGCCAG GTGGTGGCGCTCTGCCAGGCTCCATTTCTGCTCGATGATCCCAACGTCGGCCTCATCTTCCCCGCCGATGCCATCGCGAGGGCCAAGCACTACCTCTCCCTCGCACCCGGCGGTTTAG GTGCTTACAGTGACTCCCGAGGTATCCCTGGGGTTAGGCAGGAAGTTGCCGAGTTCATTCAGAGGCGTGATGGGTATCCAAG TGATCCAGAGCTTATCTACCTCACTGATGGTGCCAGCAAAGGTGTGATGCAAATGCTCAACGCCATTATCAGAAACGAGAGGGACGGG ATTTTGGTCCCTGTTCCACAATACCCGCTTTATTCTGCTGCTATTTCCCTCTTTGGTGGTTCTCTTGTCCCGTATTATTTGGAAGAAGAGGCTAACTGGGGACTTGATCTTGTCAGTACCCGGCAATCAGTTGCAGAAGCACGGTCAAAGGGAATCACT GTTCGAGCAATGGTGATAATAAACCCAGGAAACCCTACTGGTCAATGCCTAAGTGAAGCAAATATTAGGGAACTTTTGAACTTCTGCTATCAGGAAAACTTGGTTCTGCTTGCAGATGAAGTTTATCAACAGAATGTTTATCAAGATGAGCGTCCGTTTATAAGTGCAAGAAAG GTTATGTTTGACATGGGTCCTCCAGTAAGCAGGGAAGTTCAGCTGATTTCTTTCCATACTGTGTCCAAAGGATATTGGGGAGAGTGTGGACAGCGTGGTGGGTACTTTGAAATGACAAATATTCCTCCCAAG ACTGTCGACGAGATTTATAAGGTTGCATCAATCGCGCTGAGTCCAAATGTTCCTGGGCAGATCTTT ATGGGGCTTATGGTGAACCCTCCTAAACCTGGAGACATCTCGTACCTGAAGTATTCTGCTGAAAG TAAGTCTATCCTTGAATCTTTGAGGAGGAGGGCACAAATAATGACAGACGGTTTCAATAGTTGCCGAAATGTTGTCTGCAATTTCACAGAAG GAGCTATGTATTCTTTCCCGCAAATACGCCTGCCGCAAAGAGCTATGGATGTAGCCAAAAGCGCTGGCAAAGCGCCTGATGTTTACTACTGCCTCAAGCTTCTGGAAGCCACTGGAATTTCCACTGTTCCAGGCTCAGGTTTTGGTCAGAAAGAAGG GGTGTTCCATCTGAGGACGACGATCCTGCCCGCGGAGGAGGACATGCCGGCGATCATGTCGAGCTTCAAGAAGTTCAACGACTCATTCATGGAGCAATACCAGGACCACTCGAGGCTGTGA
- the LOC119363905 gene encoding glutamate--glyoxylate aminotransferase 1 isoform X2, with product MMGRKALDYEELNENVKKVQYAVRGELYLRASELQKEGKRIIFTNVGNPHALGQKPLTFPRQVVALCQAPFLLDDPNVGLIFPADAIARAKHYLSLAPGGLGAYSDSRGIPGVRQEVAEFIQRRDGYPSDPELIYLTDGASKGVMQMLNAIIRNERDGILVPVPQYPLYSAAISLFGGSLVPYYLEEEANWGLDLVSTRQSVAEARSKGITVRAMVIINPGNPTGQCLSEANIRELLNFCYQENLVLLADEVYQQNVYQDERPFISARKVMFDMGPPVSREVQLISFHTVSKGYWGECGQRGGYFEMTNIPPKTVDEIYKVASIALSPNVPGQIFMGLMVNPPKPGDISYLKYSAESKSILESLRRRAQIMTDGFNSCRNVVCNFTEGAMYSFLQIRRNAYFQ from the exons ATGATGGGGAGGAAGGCCCTGGACTACGAGGAGCTCAACGAGAACGTCAAGAAGGTGCAGTACGCCGTGCGCGGGGAGCTCTACCTCCGCGCCTCCGAGCTCCAGAAGGAGGGCAAGAGGATCATCTTCACCAACGTCGGCAACCCGCACGCCCTCGGCCAGAAGCCACTCACCTTCCCCCGCCAG GTGGTGGCGCTCTGCCAGGCTCCATTTCTGCTCGATGATCCCAACGTCGGCCTCATCTTCCCCGCCGATGCCATCGCGAGGGCCAAGCACTACCTCTCCCTCGCACCCGGCGGTTTAG GTGCTTACAGTGACTCCCGAGGTATCCCTGGGGTTAGGCAGGAAGTTGCCGAGTTCATTCAGAGGCGTGATGGGTATCCAAG TGATCCAGAGCTTATCTACCTCACTGATGGTGCCAGCAAAGGTGTGATGCAAATGCTCAACGCCATTATCAGAAACGAGAGGGACGGG ATTTTGGTCCCTGTTCCACAATACCCGCTTTATTCTGCTGCTATTTCCCTCTTTGGTGGTTCTCTTGTCCCGTATTATTTGGAAGAAGAGGCTAACTGGGGACTTGATCTTGTCAGTACCCGGCAATCAGTTGCAGAAGCACGGTCAAAGGGAATCACT GTTCGAGCAATGGTGATAATAAACCCAGGAAACCCTACTGGTCAATGCCTAAGTGAAGCAAATATTAGGGAACTTTTGAACTTCTGCTATCAGGAAAACTTGGTTCTGCTTGCAGATGAAGTTTATCAACAGAATGTTTATCAAGATGAGCGTCCGTTTATAAGTGCAAGAAAG GTTATGTTTGACATGGGTCCTCCAGTAAGCAGGGAAGTTCAGCTGATTTCTTTCCATACTGTGTCCAAAGGATATTGGGGAGAGTGTGGACAGCGTGGTGGGTACTTTGAAATGACAAATATTCCTCCCAAG ACTGTCGACGAGATTTATAAGGTTGCATCAATCGCGCTGAGTCCAAATGTTCCTGGGCAGATCTTT ATGGGGCTTATGGTGAACCCTCCTAAACCTGGAGACATCTCGTACCTGAAGTATTCTGCTGAAAG TAAGTCTATCCTTGAATCTTTGAGGAGGAGGGCACAAATAATGACAGACGGTTTCAATAGTTGCCGAAATGTTGTCTGCAATTTCACAGAAG GAGCTATGTATTCTTTCCTGCAAATACGCCGAAATGCATATTTTCAATGA
- the LOC119367752 gene encoding protein C2-DOMAIN ABA-RELATED 3-like codes for MDGLVGLLKVRVVRGINLAYRDARGSDPYVVLRLGKQKLKTSVKKRSVNPIWHEELTLSITNPNAPIKLAVFDKDTFSKDDPMGNADIEVLPFTEVLELDTEGIRNGTVVRSVAPSSGNCLAEESRVCWKNGKFVQDMILRLRNVESGEIMLKLEWVNMKK; via the exons ATGGATGGTTTGGTTGGGCTGTTGAAGGTGCGCGTGGTGCGTGGGATCAACCTTGCCTACCGCGACGCAAGAGGCAGTGATCCATATGTTGTCCTTCGCCTCGGCAAGCAG AAACTGAAGACCAGCGTGAAGAAGCGATCTGTGAACCCTATCTGGCATGAGGAGTTAACCCTGTCAATCACGAACCCGAATGCACCGATCAAGCTT GCGGTGTTTGACAAGGACACCTTCAGCAAGGACGACCCAATGGGGAACGCGGACATCGAGGTGCTGCCCTTTACGGAGGTCCTGGAACTGGACACCGAGGGCATCCGCAACGGCACCGTGGTGCGGTCGGTCGCGCCGAGCAGCGGGAACTGCCTCGCCGAGGAGAGCCGCGTGTGCTGGAAGAACGGCAAGTTCGTCCAGGACATGATCCTGCGCCTCCGGAACGTCGAGAGTGGGGAAATAATGCTGAAGCTGGAGTGGGTCAATATGAAGAAGTGA
- the LOC119363906 gene encoding uncharacterized protein LOC119363906, with protein MPESEFHLRMRLLLELTQVGTVAEYTTLFWERLHHVLHLDSSLSIKSFVHPYIDGLRKDIQVAVHSQSPSSITRASCLARIREEEIMKDEAMAVEEHGNGYDHGVHGLMPTETLCIVSTKLEVLVLCSADRGVDASSLAAPTPIMCSTDYPSRGATIDISPDLATSAMCGEALDTNTFSVATPTPWWRPIPSLKFVMTTPTRFLLKGFVFMDVFMSGVTPGLKPQGTVVRPAPWPSFLDKDSSTARGGIIEPPPSAATVLIREVAPCVNWQGMMTEDIYSAKVCRGKLSFWPRLHSHKTTPQSLRQAGDINRSKSSLGNIDWYWWLIFNESLEVMYALAESELRHLRRNPSNSPWCLVDVFWRFQNYWSDPQNVRLADVSFEALFSAGQHNTGLPLQVLGVGSILNILFSEAAPSSLMTECQVDGCLWRAQYVPCCILGKSIEEKHLHICAAANQALILCRAEVELFSEAYRPSTIFAHSTVWEKPTCSKIIASSVFTWRFSATDVLCYKSMQSSCKVDSAIVHNSSWKTSGRCEGMPLYWWSLQNEFSTLFSATKASVLHHIDWWSDFKFVHQAHAIGHATLHLGSAKQMDTRIPEALRTLYVPDTMQPEALRTLNVIQLDNGILSITVQGQLKNPFIVHVHNLGKLKMDAYPCCILASSVPELNHASVHAFDSKPVLQTKCATVVSWGLTAQEIYFLCHTARLSYKMWHIQLDGNISFGGEANVYLSLEWLKLPVVELQFSTPGGYLFGYKYFPMDLELPFDPGDHKLQQVLLKISGVSIGYIHLHENRGALPYHLP; from the coding sequence atgcctgAGAGTGAGTTCCACCTGCGCATGCGCTTGCTGCTCGAGCTGACGCAGGTGGGAACCGTGGCTGAGTACACGACGTTGTTCTGGGAGCGTCTACACCATGTGTTGCATCTTGACTCCAGTCTAAGCATCAAGAGCTTTGTCCACCCGTACATCGATGGCTTGCGCAAGGATATTCAAGTAGCTGTGCACTCGCAATCGCCATCTAGCATCACCAGAGCGTCCTGCCTTGCTAGAATTAGGGAGGAAGAGATCATGAAGGATGAGGCCATGGCTGTCGAGGAGCATGGCAATGGCTACGACCATGGAGTTCATGGTCTCATGCCTACTGAGACCCTCTGCATCGTCTCCACCAAGCTCGAGGTCCTAGTGTTGTGCAGTGCAGATCGCGGCGTCGACGCCAGCAGCCTTGCTGCTCCAACACCGATCATGTGCTCAACGGATTACCCAAGTCGTGGCGCCACCATTGACATCTCCCCTGATCTTGCAACCTCTGCTATGTGTGGCGAAGCTCTCGACACCAATACCTTTAGTGTCGCCACACCAACCCCGTGGTGGCGACCGATTCCTTCCCTCAAGTTCGTCATGACGACGCCCACCAGGTTTTTGTTGAAAGGCTTTGTGTTTATGGACGTGTTCATGTCAGGTGTGACACCAGGTTTGAAGCCACAAGGGACGGTGGTCCGGCCGGCACCATGGCCCTCTTTCCTTGACAAGGACAGCAGTACAGCTCGTGGCGGCATCATCGAGCCACCACCGAGCGCCGCCACGGTGTTAATCAGGGAGGTGGCTCCCTGTGTGAATTGGCAAGGAATGATGACAGAGGATATTTACAGTGCAAAGGTGTGCCGCGGGAAGCTCTCTTTCTGGCCTCGACTGCACTCACACAAAACAACCCCTCAATCTCTTAGGCAAGCAGGAGACATCAACCGCAGCAAGTCAAGCCTTGGGAACATCGACTGGTATTGGTGGCTTATTTTCAATGAGTCCTTGGAAGTAATGTATGCTCTAGCAGAATCAGAGCTGCGGCACTTAAGGCGTAATCCCTCCAACTCTCCTTGGTGTTTGGTGGACGTGTTCTGGAGGTTCCAGAACTACTGGTCTGATCCTCAAAATGTACGGTTAGCTGATGTGAGTTTTGAAGCTCTATTTTCTGCTGGACAACACAACACTGGACTCCCTTTGCAAGTCTTGGGTGTTGGTTCAATTCTGAACATATTGTTCAGTGAAGCTGCACCTAGTTCACTAATGACAGAGTGCCAGGTTGATGGATGTCTATGGAGAGCACAATATGTACCTTGTTGTATCTTGGGGAAATCCATCGAAGAGAAGCATTTGCATATTTGTGCAGCAGCTAATCAGGCCCTAATATTATGCAGAGCAGAAGTGGAACTCTTTAGCGAAGCCTATCGCCCTTCAACTATTTTTGCCCACAGCACAGTGTGGGAAAAGCCAACTTGCAGTAAAATCATTGCATCTTCTGTGTTTACTTGGCGGTTCAGTGCTACAGATGTTCTTTGCTATAAGTCGATGCAGTCTTCGTGTAAGGTAGACAGTGCCATTGTTCATAATTCCTCATGGAAAACCAGTGGTCGCTGTGAAGGCATGCCTTTATATTGGTGGTCTCTTCAAAATGAATTTTCCACACTATTTTCTGCAACTAAAGCGAGCGTGCTGCACCACATTGATTGGTGGTCTGATTTTAAATTTGTACATCAAGCTCATGCTATTGGTCATGCTACTTTGCATTTGGGATCTGCAAAACAGATGGATACTAGGATCCCTGAAGCTCTTAGAACACTCTATGTTCCAGATACTATGCAGCCTGAAGCTCTCAGGACACTCAATGTTATTCAGTTGGATAATGGAATTTTAAGCATTACAGTCCAAGGGCAGTTGAAGAATCCCTTTATTGTTCATGTGCATAATCTTGGTAAACTGAAAATGGATGCTTACCCCTGCTGTATTCTCGCGAGCTCTGTTCCAGAATTAAACCATGCTAGTGTCCATGCCTTTGATTCTAAGCCAGTTCTGCAAACAAAATGTGCAACCGTAGTGTCTTGGGGGCTTACAGCTCAAGAGATATACTTTCTATGTCACACGGCAAGACTCAGTTACAAGATGTGGCACATACAGCTTGATGGAAATATATCTTTTGGTGGTGAAGCTAATGTTTATCTTTCACTGGAGTGGCTCAAGCTACCGGTAGTGGAACTTCAGTTCTCCACTCCGGGTGGCTATCTTTTCGGTTATAAATATTTTCCTATGGATCTGGAGTTGCCTTTTGATCCAGGAGACCATAAGTTACAACAGGTTCTTCTTAAAATTAGTGGTGTATCCATCGGATATATACATCTGCACGAGAATAGAGGAGCTTTGCCATATCATTTGCCCTAG